TTGACATTCGGGAGCGAAGCCATGCGAACGATGAAAAATCTTTGGAGCTCATCAATGAGGCCGCTGGCTTCTGGTTTACGGGCGGCGACCAGCTGCGCCTGACGGCCCTGCTGGGCGGCACTCAGCTGCTGCAGCGCTTAAAAGAGCGCTACACCTATGAGCAAATTGTTATCGGGGGCACCAGCGCCGGGGCCTCGGCCATGTCGACGCCCATGATTTATGAGGGCCGCAACGACGCAGGCATGCGCAAGGGAGAAATTGCTATTACCACCGGCTTGCAGTTTATGCACGACGTGGCCATCGACACCCACTTTATTGCCCGGGGCCGCATTGCCCGCATGGCCCAGATTATTGCCACCAACCCTACCTGTCTGGGCCTGGGCCTGGAAGAAGATACCGGTGTGGTAATACGCGAAGGATACAAGCTTGAAGTTATCGGCAGTGGCCTGGTTACCATTTTGGAGGGCAACAGCTGCACGGCTACCAACATTTACGACATTTCGTCGGATACGCCCTTCTCGATTCGGGACCTGGTGCTGCACTTTCTCGGGGCTGGTGAGCAGTACGAGTTGCCGATGCCGCCCGAGCTGCATCTATAGTTTCAGGAGCCTTTCAGGTAAGCTCGGCTATAACCTGGGCAACGGTTCAGCGCGTACTACCGGTTCCCACTAACCAGCTCGTTATGCAACGTTCTTCCGCCGCTACTCTCTCGTCGTGGCTGGGCACCGGCCCGGCTTTGCCCACCTTTTCGCCTCTTACCAAAAACGCCCAAACCGATGTGGTGGTAGTGGGCGGCGGCATTGCCGGCCTTACTACGGCTTATTTGCTGCTGCGCGAAGGCAAAAAGGTAATCGTGCTGGAAAGTGGTGAGCTGGGCAGCGGCGAAACCGGCCGCACCACGGCCCACCTTTCCAATGCCCTCGACGACCGGTATACGCGGCTGGAGCATTTGTTTGGTGAAAAAGGGGCCCGCTTGGCGGCTGAAAGCCACGGCAGCGCCATCGACCAGATTGAGAAGATTGTGCTGGAGGAAAAAATCGACTGTGACTTCACCCGCCTCGACGGCTACCTGTTTTTGCCCAAAGACGGCAAGCCTAAGGAGCTGGACGACGAGCTGAAAGCAGCCCACCGCGCCGGCCTTACCGGTGTGCAGCGCCTGGCCGACTCGCCTACCAAGGGCTTCCAGACCGGGGAGTGCCTGGTGTTTCCGAACCAGGGGCAGTTTCATATCACGAAGTACCTGAATGGCCTCGTAGCGGCTATTGAGCGGCGCAAAGGTCAGATTTTCACTAACTCCCACGTCACCGACGTGAAGGGCGGCTCAGAGGCCACGGTGACTGTGGTAACCGGCGCCACCGTGACGGCCAAGGCCGTGGTAATGGCGACCAATACGCCCGTCAACGACCGGGTGGTGATGCACACCAAGCAACACCCTTACCGCACCTACGTCATCGGGGCCCGGATTCCGAAAGGCTCGGTGTCGCTGGCACTGTACTGGGACACACCCGACCCCTACCACTATATCCGCTTGCAGGAAGTACAGGAAGGTCCGCGCGGCGGCACGCCCAACTA
Above is a genomic segment from Hymenobacter cellulosivorans containing:
- a CDS encoding cyanophycinase, which gives rise to MPSRKKKSTPSHDSNRQSCPVPQGILIAVGGHENKGEEPEKGSNQDQNRNFVPDGILTRFVEELSGNDPLIVVIPTASSVPDEAAGDYHEVFGRLGVKRVETLDIRERSHANDEKSLELINEAAGFWFTGGDQLRLTALLGGTQLLQRLKERYTYEQIVIGGTSAGASAMSTPMIYEGRNDAGMRKGEIAITTGLQFMHDVAIDTHFIARGRIARMAQIIATNPTCLGLGLEEDTGVVIREGYKLEVIGSGLVTILEGNSCTATNIYDISSDTPFSIRDLVLHFLGAGEQYELPMPPELHL
- a CDS encoding FAD-dependent oxidoreductase, with the translated sequence MQRSSAATLSSWLGTGPALPTFSPLTKNAQTDVVVVGGGIAGLTTAYLLLREGKKVIVLESGELGSGETGRTTAHLSNALDDRYTRLEHLFGEKGARLAAESHGSAIDQIEKIVLEEKIDCDFTRLDGYLFLPKDGKPKELDDELKAAHRAGLTGVQRLADSPTKGFQTGECLVFPNQGQFHITKYLNGLVAAIERRKGQIFTNSHVTDVKGGSEATVTVVTGATVTAKAVVMATNTPVNDRVVMHTKQHPYRTYVIGARIPKGSVSLALYWDTPDPYHYIRLQEVQEGPRGGTPNYDLLIVGGEDHKVGQGDPEESLRCLEEWTREHFPMVQSVDYRWSGQVQEPSDSLGYAGPNPLDNENVYIITGDSGHGMTHSTLGAMIVTDLIKGRQNPWAELYDPGRVTLKPAAAYEFVRENINVAIEYTELLTGGDVSKEEDIPAGSGAVLREGITKVAVYRDEKGQTHKCSAICPHLGCVVHWNGLENSWDCPCHGSRFDALGKLLIGPANSDLAAVGEAAE